The following is a genomic window from Haloarcula sp. DT43.
CGGCCCGATGCCGATGAAGGCCCCGAAGTTGACGACCTCGACGACCTCGCCGTCGACCACTTCCTGCATCTGCGGGTCGAAGGTTAGCGCGTCGAACTCGGCCTCGTAGTAGACGCCGGGCTTGTTCGGCAGCACGGCTCCGGTGCCGATGTCGTGGACCTCGATGACGGAGACGACGCTGCCGACGTCCTCGTCCATCCGACCTTCGAGCTTCTCTTGCAGGAGCCGTTTGACCAGCCCCGGACTGACCTCCGCCAGAAAGCGTGGCGGGACTTCGACCGTATCGCGTAGGCGTACCCGTTTATACATGTGTTATGGTTGAGTGATACCCAGTTTGTTCCGGCCCCTTAAACTAATTACTGGAACGCCCGCGTCCAGCAGGCGTCGTTTGAGGGGGGTGTCGTTCGTGACCGCGTGTGTCGCGTCGTCACCTCGCGCGAGTTCGAGGACGGCGTCGTCGGCGTAGTCGGCCGTCGTCTCCCGGACCGTACACCGGTCCAGCAGGTCCTGGCCGACCGAGGCGGCCGTCGCTTCCGCGCCGGCCCCGTCGGCCAGTTTCGCCAGTTCCTCGCGGACGGCCGCCGGCACGACGTACTCCGCCGTCCCGACGACCCTGTCGAGTTCCTCGAACAGCCGGACGTTGCATTCGACCGGCATCATCAGGGCGTTCGTGTCCAGCACGAGCATCACCGCAGCGTGCCGACGCCGATGAGCCGCCACCGCGCGCCGACGCGGCGGTTGATGGCGATTTTCGAGCCCGAGGCCGCACAGACCGGGCGCTTGAGTGCGACCTCACACTCGTCGTCCCGGGCGCTCGTGACGGAGCCGACCGTGGTCGCCGTCCCGATGGTCAGCATGAGCGGTTCGCCGGTCGATATCTCCTCGACCTCGCCGCCGTCGTCGCCGACGATGCGTTCGAGCAGGTCCACGTCCATCGTGAACGTCTCGTGGGTCGGCGGCAGGCTGCCGGGCGGGCCGGCGACCTGGCCGGCCAGCGCGTCGCCTTTCGTTATCGACGGGTCGAGCCCCGTGCCGACGCCGAGCAGGCCGCCCGGCGTCACCGTGTCGACGAAGTCGCCGCCCGACTGCAGCGAGCGGACCGTCGTCGTCACGGGCTGCCACTCCGTCTTGCCGCCCTCCTCGACCTCGCGGCCGGGGCGGAGCTCGATTTCGTCGTCGACTTCGAGTTGCCCACTGACGAGCGAGCCCCCGAGCACGCCGCCCATCAGGTCCTCCCAGGTCGTGCCCGGGCGGTTGATGTCGAACGAGCGCGCGACCATCATGCGGGCGTCCTCGTCGGGGTCCCGCTCCGGCGTCGGAATCTCGGACTGGATGGCCTCGATGAGCAGGTCGATGTTGGCCTCCTGGCCCGCGCTGATGGGGACGACCGGCGCGTCCTCGGCGACGGTGCCCTCGACGAACTCCTGTATCTGCTCGTAGTTCTGTATCGCCCGCTCCTCGTCGACGAGGTCGACCTTGTTCTGGGCGATGACGATGTTGTCGATGCCGATGATGTCGAGCGCGGAGAGGTGCTCCTCTGTCTGGGCCTGCGGGACAGGCTCGGTCGCCGAGATGACCAGGACCGCGCCG
Proteins encoded in this region:
- a CDS encoding DNA-directed RNA polymerase codes for the protein MYKRVRLRDTVEVPPRFLAEVSPGLVKRLLQEKLEGRMDEDVGSVVSVIEVHDIGTGAVLPNKPGVYYEAEFDALTFDPQMQEVVDGEVVEVVNFGAFIGIGPVDGLLHVSQISDEYLAYDEENQQLASRESNRTLTVGDAVRARIVTKSIDERNPRDSKIGLTAKQVGLGKHGWLQEERERREGTAEAGDS
- a CDS encoding twitching motility protein PilT, encoding MLVLDTNALMMPVECNVRLFEELDRVVGTAEYVVPAAVREELAKLADGAGAEATAASVGQDLLDRCTVRETTADYADDAVLELARGDDATHAVTNDTPLKRRLLDAGVPVISLRGRNKLGITQP
- a CDS encoding translation initiation factor IF-2 subunit gamma, translating into MTSNKQPEVNIGLVGHVDHGKTTLVQALSGEWTDQHSEEMKRGISIRLGYADATFRRCPEAEEPEAFTVDEHCDDHDVDTDHLRTVSFVDAPGHETLMATMLSGAAIMDGAVLVISATEPVPQAQTEEHLSALDIIGIDNIVIAQNKVDLVDEERAIQNYEQIQEFVEGTVAEDAPVVPISAGQEANIDLLIEAIQSEIPTPERDPDEDARMMVARSFDINRPGTTWEDLMGGVLGGSLVSGQLEVDDEIELRPGREVEEGGKTEWQPVTTTVRSLQSGGDFVDTVTPGGLLGVGTGLDPSITKGDALAGQVAGPPGSLPPTHETFTMDVDLLERIVGDDGGEVEEISTGEPLMLTIGTATTVGSVTSARDDECEVALKRPVCAASGSKIAINRRVGARWRLIGVGTLR